One stretch of Diabrotica undecimpunctata isolate CICGRU chromosome 5, icDiaUnde3, whole genome shotgun sequence DNA includes these proteins:
- the LOC140440585 gene encoding catalase-like translates to MSIPKRDIAAEQLSEYSKDHENNKEKITNTWGVSVPEKDASLTVGYHGPILLQDYNLIDEIAHFTRERIPERVVHAKGAGAFGFFEVTHDITKYSAAKVFSEIGKKTPIAVRFSQVAGELGYPDTIRDVRGFAIKFYTEDGIWDLVGNNSPIFFVKDCAVFPSFIHVMKRNPVTHMRPDYDMFWDMITLRPETTHTCLIFFSDRGIPGSFRKMHGFGTNTFAFVNSHGKFFYCKFHYRSEQGIENLQPEKAQKLAGEDPDYHVRDLYNAIENGDYPSWKFYVQIMTPEQAEKSPYDPFDDTKVWLHSEYPLIPVGKFTLNKNPTNYFAEVEQIGFDPAHLIPGIEPSPDRMLQGRLFAYGDTHRYRLGVNHLQLPVNASFKASHFSRDGHSTLHSHGGAPNYHPNSFHGPRIDKRAKALSPVIPLSGEAKRVDNGNDDNFTQARLLYQKVMKEDERSRMIDNIVTWLKPTKEELQDRAIDMFSKVDEDFGRKIRHRLGSSPHINL, encoded by the exons ATGTCTATTCCTAAAAGAGATATAGCTGCAGAACAGCTTTCAGAATATAGCAAAGATCATGAG aataataaagaaaaaataaccaACACCTGGGGTGTTTCTGTTCCTGAAAAAGACGCCAGTCTTACGGTTGGATACCATGGACCTATATTGTTACAAGATTATAATCTAATCGATGAAATCGCTCATTTTACTCGAGAGAGAATCCCTGAACGAGTGGTCCATGCAAAGGGCGCTGGAGCTTTTGGATTTTTTGAAGTAACTCATGATATTACAAAATACAGTGCCGCTAAGGTGTTTTCAGAAATAGGAAAGAAGACTCCAATAGCTGTAAG gtTTTCACAAGTAGCTGGAGAATTGGGCTACCCAGATACGATTAGAGATGTTCGAGGATTCGCTATTAAATTTTATACCGAAGATGGTATATGGGATTTGGTGGGAAATAACTCACCAATATTCTTTGTTAAAGATTGTGCTGTGTTTCCTAGTTTTATACATGTTATGAAAAG AAACCCTGTTACTCACATGCGACCTGATTATGATATGTTTTGGGATATGATAACTTTACGACCAGAGACTACACACACTTGCTTAATATTCTTTTCTGATAGAGGAATTCCTGGTAGCTTTAGAAAAATGCATGGATTTGGCACTAATACTTTTGCTTTCGTTAATTCACACGGCAAATTCTTTTACTGCAAATTTCATTACAGAAGTGAACAAg GTATTGAAAATCTTCAACCAGAAAAAGCACAAAAACTGGCAGGGGAAGATCCCGATTATCACGTCAGAGACCTTTACAATGCTATAGAAAACGGAGACTATCCATCTTGGAAATTCTACGTTCAAATAATGACTCCGGAGCAAGCTGAAAAAAGCCCGTACGATCCTTTTGATGATACTAAAGTTTGGTTACATTCTGAATATCCTTTGATACCCGTTGGAAAATTCACGTTAAATAAAAATCCAACCAACTATTTCGCAGAAGTTGAGCAAATTGGTTTTGATCCTGCTCATCTTATTCCAG gaaTTGAACCTTCACCTGATAGAATGCTCCAAGGAAGGCTCTTCGCTTATGGTGATACTCATCGTTACCGTTTAGGTGTAAACCATTTACAACTGCCTGTAAACGCCTCCTTTAAGGCTTCTCATTTCTCTAGAGATGGCCATTCTACGCTACATAGCCATGGTGGAGCCCCTAATTATCATCCAAACAGTTTTCATGGACCTAGAATCGATAAAAGAGCCAAGGCCTTAAGTCCCGTAATTCCTTTAAGTG GTGAAGCAAAAAGGGTCGACAATGGCAACGATGACAACTTTACGCAAGCAAGACTTTTGTACCAAAAAGTTATGAAAGAGGATGAACGGTCGAGAATGATAGACAATATTGTAACTTGGCTAAAACCTACGAAAGAGGAGCTGCAAGATAGAGCTATTGACATGTTTTCTAAAGTGGACGAAGATTTCGGTAGAAAAATAAGGCACCGTTTGGGATCTTCACCGCATATTAATTTGTAA